The Nerophis lumbriciformis linkage group LG36, RoL_Nlum_v2.1, whole genome shotgun sequence DNA window CTAACACATGGGCATGTTTTTATCTTAGTGTGATATTTGAAATGGACTGAAGATGTcgctatataactgtcataaaaaatgtgttttactcGGCTCTTTGTGGAAGGGCGTTTTAGCACAAACAGTCTGGTTCTTTAAGAGAACCACACCGCGTTGCTGTCAAAGGAgaaatatacattttaactggaaactgttttttctttcttcattttgaaacatgtttttaacGATGGATTCCAGACGGTTTCTGATGGGCACCTTTTATTACGTCCTCTTTTTGTTGCATGCTGCATATGGAGACGTGAGCTTTTCCTTTCCTGAGGAGATGAAACGAGGATCTGTCATTGGGAATTTAGCCAAGGATCTCGGACTGGAAGCAAGCGCACTGTCCGCCAGAAAAGCCCGCATCAACACGGTGGGGGGCGGAAAACCTTATTGTGATCTAAACATGAAAAGTGGAGAGCTGATTGTCGCCGACAGGATTGACCGAGAGAGCCTTTGTGGAGACAAAGCTTCGTGTGTCCTAAAACATGAGGTAGTTCTGCAGAATCCTCTGAAGCTTCATCAGATTAATTTGCACATTCAAGATGTTAATGATAACGCACCAATGTTTAAAGACACCGTAATTAATTTGGAGATAAGTGAATTAGCCATCAAAGGAGCTCGTTTTGTGATAGAAGAGGGGCACGATGCAGATATAGGACAAAATTCAGTTCAACAATACAGCCTAAGAAAGAATGATCATTTTGTTCTTGCTGTCAGCGGTAACACAATAGAATTAGTTCTTGATAAAGAACTTGACCGTGAAAAACAAAATGAGATGAATTTGCTTCTCACAGCTTTAGATGGCGGCTCTCCTCAGAGATCAGGTACAGTAGTCATACACGTCACTGTGCTGGATGCTAATGATAATGTACCAGTGTTCAGCCAAGCTGTTTATAAAGCCAGTCTGCCTGAAAACTCTCCTCCTGATACAATAGTGATTAATGTTAGTGCTACTGATGCTGATGAAGGAGTGAATGGAGAAGTGAGTTATGAATTTGGTCATGTTTCAGAAGATGTGGAGAAGTTATTCAGTATTGATCGTAAAGTGGGTGCGATAGGAGTAATTGGAAATGTTGATTATGAATCAACATCTTCATATGAAATACGAATAAAAGCCAAAGATGGACTAGGACTGTCATCTTATGCCAAGGTGATTATTTATATCACTGATGTAAATGACAACGCTCCTGTGATACATTTAGAATCACTGTCTAATTCAATACCAGAAAATGTATCACCTGGTACAGAGGTGGGCATCATTAATGTTCAGGACAGAGACTCTGAGAAGAACGGGCAGGTCCGCTGCTCCATTCAACAAAATGTCCCCTTTAAGTTAGTTCCTTCTATTAAAAACTATTATTCTCTGGTGACTACTGGACAACTGGACCGTGAACTAGTGTCTGATTACAACATTACAATCAGTGCCACTGACGAGGGCTCTCCTCCTCTGTCCTCCTCTAAAAGTATTCACTTATCTGTAGCAGACATCAACGACAACCCACCTGTGTTTGAGGAACAGTCCTACAGCGCATATGTGAGTGAAAATAACAAAGCTGG harbors:
- the LOC133576936 gene encoding protocadherin gamma-A11-like, producing MFLTMDSRRFLMGTFYYVLFLLHAAYGDVSFSFPEEMKRGSVIGNLAKDLGLEASALSARKARINTVGGGKPYCDLNMKSGELIVADRIDRESLCGDKASCVLKHEVVLQNPLKLHQINLHIQDVNDNAPMFKDTVINLEISELAIKGARFVIEEGHDADIGQNSVQQYSLRKNDHFVLAVSGNTIELVLDKELDREKQNEMNLLLTALDGGSPQRSGTVVIHVTVLDANDNVPVFSQAVYKASLPENSPPDTIVINVSATDADEGVNGEVSYEFGHVSEDVEKLFSIDRKVGAIGVIGNVDYESTSSYEIRIKAKDGLGLSSYAKVIIYITDVNDNAPVIHLESLSNSIPENVSPGTEVGIINVQDRDSEKNGQVRCSIQQNVPFKLVPSIKNYYSLVTTGQLDRELVSDYNITISATDEGSPPLSSSKSIHLSVADINDNPPVFEEQSYSAYVSENNKAGSTLCSVSARDPDWRQNGTVMYSLLAAEVNSAPVSSYVSVNGDTGVIHAVRSFDYEYLRSFKVHVMARDNGSPPLSSNVSVSVFISDVNDNSPQILYPSPEGNSFMTELVPKAAHGGSVVSKVIAVDADSGQNAWLSYHIVKSTDPGLFTIGLHSGEIRTQRDISESDSMKQNLIVAVKDNGQPLLSATCSMYLLISDNLAEVPELKDISYDEKNSKLTSYLIIALVSVSTFFLTFIIIVLGVRFCRRRKPRLLFDGAVAIPSAYLPPNYADVDGTGTLRSTYNYDAYLTTGSRTSDFKFVSSYNDNTLPADQTLRKSPSDFDEIKGIEA